The sequence below is a genomic window from Setaria italica strain Yugu1 chromosome IV, Setaria_italica_v2.0, whole genome shotgun sequence.
taggAATCATCTTGTAATTAATGACTTATGTTCCAGGCCACATCGTGCAGATACTGTTTAGGCTTAtccttcttttttccttttaggaAACAATTAGCTGATGGGGTGTAAACACTAAacactacattttttttctttttgttggatTCTGATATTATCCCTGCCTTGTTTTCTGGGGAAGATAACCTTAGTGCCTCACGCTATAAGTTGCTCCATTTTCACGTTCTTTACCTGAATTTTTAATTAACCGACGCGAGTCATTCCTGGTTTCAAAGATTTGGAACGTTTTCTTCCGAGATTCTCCTTTGGTTACCAGGCCTAACATTTCAGCTGCGCAGCTACAAGTTTCTGATACGGCGTTGATTTGTATGAATCAGATATCTGATGGGGAAGGCTACCTCGAAAGGACGTTCCTGAGTCCGGCTTCTATCAGAGCCACTGCTGTCATCGTCAGTTGGATGAAAGATGCCGGGCTTACGACGTACGTGTGTTTTTTGCTTTCAGTCGTTTTCTCACACTTTGATCTTGACTTACCTATCTCTGTTCAACGTGAAGGTGGGTTGATCAAATGGGGAACATTCATGGTCGGTTTGAGCCGGCTAATTCTACCAAAGAGGCCTTATTGATTGGATCTCATATGGTGAGGCTATTTTCTTTTATTATGTGATTTCATCAGTATTTATTTAAATGGCAATCCAATATTTCAATGACTGATAACTTTTTCCTTTGCAAAAACAGGACACTGTCATTGATGCTGGAATGTATGATGGGTCATTGGGTATTATTTGTGCAATCTCTGCTTTGAAGGTTTTGAAAGTTACTGGGAAACTGCACAGGCTAATTAGACCAGTGGAGGTTAGAGAATTCTCTAGTGTTTCCAGTACAATAGTGTTGTTACTATTGTATCATATCATCAATTAGGCTTATCCTTCTTTGAAGGTGTTTGCTTGCTCCACTACAGCGTGTGAGCCGCTTTATACTATTCTCACTCTCAACAAGTGGCATTATGAGCCACATGCGTCCTGTAGATACGACACTTATCTGCATTGATCCTGTTTTTGTATTTCGTATATTTACTCTTTTAATGTTTCATACAAATATTTCACATTGTTTTCTAGTCACTAGCAGACATAGGGTTAGTACCATCTTTTATTTATATTAAACTTTGAGATGCTTATTGGATAGCTAAGATACTTAGGAAGTTCCTcgatattgtttttttttctcgaacacgcaagAGAGCTGCGTGTCAATATATTAAGAGGTTCCTTGATATTGTTATAAGACATCAGGCAAAAAAGTAATCAGAAGCTGGGGGAATCCAGTTTGGTAGTATTACTTTAAGCAGTTGCCATACCTCCACTGTTCTTGAAAAGATTCTATGCGCGGCTCATCTTTTGTAACAGTCTTGATAATAAAAATGTACAGGGTGTCAGGTGTCATGCATGTTAGTATGCAGAACAGATGCTTAAGCATTGCCTTTAGATCAAGGCCTGCTGTTTTGATGTGAATCAGAGTGTCAATTATTCTTGACTGCCTGACTATAATGCCAAAGTGGCTGCTgtagtttcataaaaaaatggcTTAAGTGGTATATCAAATTATGAAACAGCATTATTTAGCTTGCATTGTCATCATCTGAAAATATCACCACAACAGAGCCTAGCACTCACTTCTCCTAGTAAATGCTCAGGTCATTGCATTCAGTGACGAGGAGGGTGTTAGATTCCAGACAACTTTTCTGGGAAGCGCTGCTGTAGCTGGTACACTACCTGAATCAATTTTACAAGTATCAGACAAGAGGTTGTCTTTTTTGCGTAACCAATCGAACAGTTTTACGAATGGACTACTGATGCAGTCTATACGTTGTATTCAATTTCCTCAGCGGCACTACAGTACAAGATGTTCTGAAAATGAATTCTTTTgaggctactgctgctgctatCAGTCAAGCCAGGTACAACCCGGAGTCAGTGGAGAGTTATGTTGAGGTATGAAGCATTTGAATGTCTTCCATGTGTTGCCTGGTAAATACAAAATACAGtactcataatttttttttacttgtagGTACACATAGAGCAAGGCCCTGTCCTGGAAGCGCTCCGTTATCCTCTTGGTGTTGTAAAAGGAATTGCAGGACAGACGCGATTAAAGGTGCAGCAGAGTTCTCTGATATTCTTGTAAAGTAATGCTGTCAAAGAACTACATCATTCAGAACTAAAATATGACCTAGCTGAATTACATGGTATCCTATCTTGAGGTCAACTTTATTAGCAAATGAATAAAGTAAATACAGCCCATTGCTGAACTATCAGGTAGTCTTTTTCTTAAACGATTGTGTACTATGAGTCTTTTCTTAGCAAATAGTATTAGTAATCAACATGAATCAAGAAGCATCTGGGGGATAACAACAGCAGTCAACATCCATCTCATTAAGTAAATGGATGTCATGAGTAATCTTTGACGCAATAATCACTCAAGGTTCTCTTTGATTAACGTTGACATTCAAACATTCAAGTTGTCAGCGTCAAATGTGATGGCTAATTCCAGCTTCACTTCCAAGTCGCTATATTGAGCCTTCAAATGAAGAAGAACGTAGATACAATGCTtagtctttttttctttttgtttgtatTAGGTCATAGTAGATGGTTCACAAGGGCATGCTGGCACGGTTCCAATGAAATTGCGGCGTGATCCGATGGTTGCAGCTGCAGAGTTGGTTGTGACTCTGGAGCGCCTCTGCAAAGAGCCCAACAAGTTCCTGACCTACGATGAGGAGTGCGGGTGCTTCACGGAGGAGTCCCTCGCCGGGCTGGTGTGCACCGTCGGCGAGCTACTGACGTGGCCCAGCGCCAGCAACGTGATACCGGGGCAGGTAAGCTTGCCGAGCATTACAATTCTGATTTCTCTTTTGGCCGTGCTGATCAACTGGTGCTTCAGCAAACTGAATCTTGGGGGGTTCGTTGCCTGCCGCAGGTGAACTTTACGGTGGACATCCGCGCCATGGACGACAAAGTCAGGGAGACGATCGTGACCAGCTTCTCGAGGCTGGTTCTCCAGAGATGCGACGACAGGCTGGTCGATTGCAGAGTCGAGCATAAGGTGAGCAGAACTACTGAATCTGCATTCATCTTTGCCAGTACGGTGCAGATTTTGTGACAATTAACTGTGGCGATCCTTGTGTGTTCTCCGGGCAGCactcggcgccggcgacgcccagTGACCCGGAGCTGACCGCCCAGCTGAAGCGCGCGGCGCGGTCCACCGTGTTGGCGATGCCGGGCCACGCGGCCGCCGCAGAGACGCCGGTGCTGATGAGCGGCGCGGGGCACGACGCGATGGCCATGGCCAGGCTCACAAAGGTAAGAGCAAAGACGTCAGCACGCGTACTGTGAACGTGAATGTTTATTCGTACAGCGAAGCTGACGCTCCTCCGGGGGGCCTGTGGTCGCAGATCGGGATGCTGTTCGTGCGGTGCCGCGGCGGCGTGAGCCACTCGCCGGAGGAGTCGGTGACGGACGACGACGTGTGGGCCGCGGGGCTCGCGCTGGCCAACTTCGTCGAGCAGGCCGCGGTGTCGTCGGAGCCGCAGCCGCTGGAGGCCGCCGAGCGGAGCGCGGTGGCCGCGTCGTAGATGGCCGGCGATGGTGACGATTCTTTCGGTGGGGGTAGGCGTGTAGCCTGCAACTGTACATAGACtgtttgttgttgctgttgctgttacATTGCAATTGGGCAGGAATAAAAACACACTTCTCTTCGTTGAGACGTGCACGGGTTTCGTTTCATCGTGGACCGTAGGATCCGCGTTTCCCAgtggcccggcgccggcggggggtTGGGGCCGGTGGTGGCGAGCCGCGTGATGGACAAACCGGCAGGTGTGGTCTGCTGGTGGGTCTCCTCGAGCGTCGGAGCGAGCTGCCGCAGCAGGCGGAAACAGAGAGGGAGACGCGCGGCCAAGTTAGCCGGGATTGATAGATAGATTGGGCCGTGCCTCGCGTTCGCCGCAAAGCTGCAGCAGGCCGCAGGTGCTCTCAGGCCCCGCCACTATCAATGAGGCGGCCCGCGGCCCGGCAGCCTACACGAACGAAGAAGAAAGA
It includes:
- the LOC101771220 gene encoding probable allantoate deiminase, producing the protein MAPSSSRPLRHNLYLLVVSISVLLASVPALAADGLPELGGDGLHREILRDETVMRLKELGKISDGEGYLERTFLSPASIRATAVIVSWMKDAGLTTWVDQMGNIHGRFEPANSTKEALLIGSHMDTVIDAGMYDGSLGIICAISALKVLKVTGKLHRLIRPVEVIAFSDEEGVRFQTTFLGSAAVAGTLPESILQVSDKSGTTVQDVLKMNSFEATAAAISQARYNPESVESYVEVHIEQGPVLEALRYPLGVVKGIAGQTRLKVIVDGSQGHAGTVPMKLRRDPMVAAAELVVTLERLCKEPNKFLTYDEECGCFTEESLAGLVCTVGELLTWPSASNVIPGQVNFTVDIRAMDDKVRETIVTSFSRLVLQRCDDRLVDCRVEHKHSAPATPSDPELTAQLKRAARSTVLAMPGHAAAAETPVLMSGAGHDAMAMARLTKIGMLFVRCRGGVSHSPEESVTDDDVWAAGLALANFVEQAAVSSEPQPLEAAERSAVAAS